From the Camelus dromedarius isolate mCamDro1 chromosome 36, mCamDro1.pat, whole genome shotgun sequence genome, one window contains:
- the SFTPC gene encoding pulmonary surfactant-associated protein C, which yields MDVGSKEVLMESPPDYSAVPRGRLRIPCCPVNIKRLLIVVVVVVLVVVVIVGALLMGLHMSQKHTEMVLEMSIAGPEAQQRLALSERAGTTATFSIGPTGIVVYDYQRLLIAYKPAPGTCCYIMKMAPQSIPSLEALTRKLQNFQAKPSVPTSKVGQEESHDAGLASSRDLAFLGSTVSTLCGEVPLYYI from the exons ATGGATGTGGGGAGCAAAGAGGTCTTGATGGAGAGCCCGCCG GACTACTCAGCAGTCCCTCGGGGCCGACTCCGCATCCCCTGCTGTCCTGTGAACATCAAACGCCTTCTCATCGTGGTCGTGGTGGTGGTCCTTGTTGTCGTGGTGATTGTAGGCGCCCTGCTCATGGGTCTTCACATGAGCCAGAAACATACCGAGATG GTCCTAGAGATGAGCATCGCTGGGCCGGAAGCGCAACAACGTCTGGCCCTGAGTGAGCGTGCGGGAACCACTGCCACCTTCTCCATTGGCCCCACTGGCATCGTGGTGTATGACTACCAGCGG CTCCTGATTGCCTACAAGCCGGCCCCGGGAACCTGCTGCTACATCATGAAGATGGCTCCGCAGAGCATCCCAAGTCTGGAGGCTCTCACCAGAAAATTGCAGAACTTTCAG GCCAAGCCCTCAGTGCCTACCTCCAAGGTGGGCCAGGAGGAGAGTCATGATGCTGGCTTGGCATCCTCCAGGGACCTGGCCTTCCTGGGCAGCACTGTGAGCACCCTGTGTGGCGAGGTGCCCCTCTACTACATCTAG
- the BMP1 gene encoding bone morphogenetic protein 1 isoform X3 has protein sequence MPGVARPPLPLLLWLLLLLARPGRPLDLADYTYDLGEEDDAEPLNYKDPCKAAAFLGDIALDEEDLRAFQVRQAADLRQCATPRSSVKAAGNSSTLSCQSTSGQLQRKSHGRRRGRSRSRRAATSRPERVWPDGVIPFVIGGNFTGSQRAVFRQAMRHWEKHTCVTFLERTDEDSYIVFTYRPCGCCSYVGRRGGGPQAISIGKNCDKFGIVVHELGHVIGFWHEHTRPDRDRHVSIVRENIQPGQEYNFLKMEVQEVESLGETYDFDSIMHYARNTFSRGIFLDTIVPKYEVNGVKPPIGQRTRLSKGDIAQARKLYKCPACGETLQDSTGNFSSPEYPNGYSAHMHCVWRISVTPGEKIILNFTSMDLYRSRLCWYDYVEVRDGFWRKAPLRGRFCGGKLPEPIVSTDSRLWVEFRSSSNWVGKGFFAVYEAICGGDVKKDNGHIQSPNYPDDYRPSKVCIWRIQVSEGFHVGLTFQSFEIERHDSCAYDYLEVRDGHSESSTLIGRYCGYEKPDDIKSTSSRLWLKFVSDGSINKAGFAVNFFKEVDECSRPNRGGCEQRCLNTLGSYKCSCDPGYELAPDKRRCEAACGGFLTKLNGSITSPGWPKEYPPNKNCIWQLVAPTQYRISLQFDFFETEGNDVCKYDFVEVRSGLTADSKLHGKFCGSEKPEVITSQYNNMRVEFKSDNTVSKKGFKAHFFSEKRPALQPPRRRPQQLKFRVQKRNRTPQ, from the exons ATGCCCGGCGTGGCCCGCccgccgctgccgctgctgctctggctgctgctgctgctcgcgCGCCCGGGCCGGCCGCTCGATTTGGCCGACTACACCTATGACCTGGGGGAGGAGGACGACGCGGAGCCCCTCAATTACAAAGACCCCTGCAAGGCGG CTGCCTTCCTTGGGGACATCGCCCTGGACGAGGAGGACTTGAGGGCTTTCCAGGTGCGCCAGGCTGCGGATCTCAGACAGTGTGCAACCCCCAGGTCTTCCGTCAAAGCTGCAG GAAACTCTTCCACACTCAGCTGCCAGAGCACTAGTGGGCAGCTTCAGAGGAAAAGCCACGGGAGACGGAGAGGCAGGTCCCGGAGCCGGCGGGCAGCAACATCCAGACCAGAGCGGGTGTGGCCCGATGGGGTCATCCCCTTTGTCATTGGGGGAAACTTCACTG GCAGCCAGAGGGCAGTCTTCCGGCAGGCCATGAGGCACTGGGAGAAGCACACCTGTGTCACCTTCCTGGAGCGCACTGATGAGGACAGCTATATCGTATTCACCTATCGACCCTGCGG GTGCTGCTCCTACGTGGGCCGCCGCGGTGGGGGCCCCCAGGCCATCTCCATCGGCAAGAACTGTGACAAGTTCGGCATCGTGGTCCATGAGCTGGGTCATGTCATCGGCTTCTGGCATGAGCACACACGGCCCGACCGAGACCGCCATGTCTCCATCGTCCGTGAGAACATCCAGCCAG GGCAGGAGTATAACTTCCTGAAGATGGAGGTCCAGGAGGTGGAGTCCTTGGGGGAGACCTATGATTTTGACAGTATCATGCACTATGCCCGGAACACGTTctccag GGGCATCTTCCTGGACACCATTGTTCCCAAGTACGAGGTGAACGGGGTGAAGCCTCCCATCGGCCAGAGGACCCGGCTCAGCAAGGGGGACATTGCCCAGGCTCGCAAGCTCTACAAGTGTCCAG CCTGCGGAGAGACCCTCCAAGACAGCACGGGCAACTTCTCCTCCCCCGAGTACCCCAACGGCTACTCTGCCCACATGCACTGTGTATGGCGCATCTCAGTCACACCTGGGGAGAAG ATCATTCTGAACTTCACATCCATGGACCTGTATCGCAGCCGTCTGTGCTGGTACGACTACGTGGAGGTCCGAGACGGCTTCTGGAGGAAAGCGCCCCTCCGAG GCCGCTTCTGCGGGGGCAAACTCCCCGAGCCCATCGTCTCCACCGACAGCCGCCTCTGGGTTGAATTCCGCAGCAGCAGCAACTGGGTCGGGAAGGGCTTCTTTGCCGTCTATGAAG CCATCTGCGGGGGAGATGTGAAGAAAGACAATGGCCACATCCAGTCGCCCAATTACCCAGACGACTACCGGCCCAGCAAAGTCTGCATCTGGCGGATCCAGGTGTCCGAGGGCTTCCATGTGGGCCTCACCTTCCAGTCCTTTGAG atTGAGCGCCACGACAGCTGTGCCTACGACTACCTGGAGGTGCGCGACGGGCACAGCGAGAGCAGCACCCTCATCGGGCGCTACTGCGGCTACGAGAAGCCGGACGACATCAAGAGCACGTCCAGCCGCCTCTGGCTCAAGTTCGTCTCTGACGGGTCCATTAACAAAGCTGGCTTCGCTGTCAACTTTTTCAAAG AGGTGGACGAGTGCTCTCGGCCCAACCGCGGGGGCTGTGAGCAGCGGTGCCTGAACACCCTGGGCAGCTACAAGTGCAGCTGCGACCCGGGCTACGAGCTGGCCCCCGACAAGCGCCGCTGCGAGG CGGCCTGTGGCGGCTTCCTCACCAAGCTCAACGGCTCCATCACCAGCCCGGGCTGGCCCAAGGAGTACCCTCCGAACAAAAACTGCATCTGGCAGCTGGTGGCCCCCACCCAGTACCGCATCTCCCTGCAGTTTGACTTCTTCGAGACCGAGGGCAACGAT GTGTGCAAGTATGACTTCGTGGAGGTGCGCAGCGGACTCACGGCCGACTCCAAGCTGCACGGCAAGTTCTGCGGCTCCGAGAAGCCCGAGGTCATCACCTCCCAGTACAACAACATGCGTGTGGAGTTCAAATCCGACAACACGGTCTCCAAAAAGGGCTTCAAGGCCCATTTCTTCTCAG AAAAAAGGCCAGCTCTGCAGCCCCCCCGGAGACGCCCCCAGCAGCTCAAATTCCGAGTGCAGAAAAGAAACCGGACCCCCCAGTGA
- the BMP1 gene encoding bone morphogenetic protein 1 isoform X1: MPGVARPPLPLLLWLLLLLARPGRPLDLADYTYDLGEEDDAEPLNYKDPCKAAAFLGDIALDEEDLRAFQVRQAADLRQCATPRSSVKAAGNSSTLSCQSTSGQLQRKSHGRRRGRSRSRRAATSRPERVWPDGVIPFVIGGNFTGSQRAVFRQAMRHWEKHTCVTFLERTDEDSYIVFTYRPCGCCSYVGRRGGGPQAISIGKNCDKFGIVVHELGHVIGFWHEHTRPDRDRHVSIVRENIQPGQEYNFLKMEVQEVESLGETYDFDSIMHYARNTFSRGIFLDTIVPKYEVNGVKPPIGQRTRLSKGDIAQARKLYKCPACGETLQDSTGNFSSPEYPNGYSAHMHCVWRISVTPGEKIILNFTSMDLYRSRLCWYDYVEVRDGFWRKAPLRGRFCGGKLPEPIVSTDSRLWVEFRSSSNWVGKGFFAVYEAICGGDVKKDNGHIQSPNYPDDYRPSKVCIWRIQVSEGFHVGLTFQSFEIERHDSCAYDYLEVRDGHSESSTLIGRYCGYEKPDDIKSTSSRLWLKFVSDGSINKAGFAVNFFKEVDECSRPNRGGCEQRCLNTLGSYKCSCDPGYELAPDKRRCEAACGGFLTKLNGSITSPGWPKEYPPNKNCIWQLVAPTQYRISLQFDFFETEGNDVCKYDFVEVRSGLTADSKLHGKFCGSEKPEVITSQYNNMRVEFKSDNTVSKKGFKAHFFSDKDECSKDNGSCQQDCINTFGSYECQCRSGFVLHDNKHDCKEAGCDHKVTSTSGTITSPNWPDKYPSKKECTWAISSTPGHRVKLTFTEMDIESQPECAYDHLEVYDGRDAKAPVLGRFCGSKKPEPVLATGSRMFLRFYSDNSVQRKGFQASHSTECGGQVQAEVKTKDLYSHAQFGDNNYPGGVDCEWVIVAEEGYGVELVFQTFEVEEETDCGYDYMELFDGYDSAAPRLGRYCGSGPPEEVYSAGDSVLVKFHSDDTITKKGFHLRYTSTKFQDTLHSRK, from the exons ATGCCCGGCGTGGCCCGCccgccgctgccgctgctgctctggctgctgctgctgctcgcgCGCCCGGGCCGGCCGCTCGATTTGGCCGACTACACCTATGACCTGGGGGAGGAGGACGACGCGGAGCCCCTCAATTACAAAGACCCCTGCAAGGCGG CTGCCTTCCTTGGGGACATCGCCCTGGACGAGGAGGACTTGAGGGCTTTCCAGGTGCGCCAGGCTGCGGATCTCAGACAGTGTGCAACCCCCAGGTCTTCCGTCAAAGCTGCAG GAAACTCTTCCACACTCAGCTGCCAGAGCACTAGTGGGCAGCTTCAGAGGAAAAGCCACGGGAGACGGAGAGGCAGGTCCCGGAGCCGGCGGGCAGCAACATCCAGACCAGAGCGGGTGTGGCCCGATGGGGTCATCCCCTTTGTCATTGGGGGAAACTTCACTG GCAGCCAGAGGGCAGTCTTCCGGCAGGCCATGAGGCACTGGGAGAAGCACACCTGTGTCACCTTCCTGGAGCGCACTGATGAGGACAGCTATATCGTATTCACCTATCGACCCTGCGG GTGCTGCTCCTACGTGGGCCGCCGCGGTGGGGGCCCCCAGGCCATCTCCATCGGCAAGAACTGTGACAAGTTCGGCATCGTGGTCCATGAGCTGGGTCATGTCATCGGCTTCTGGCATGAGCACACACGGCCCGACCGAGACCGCCATGTCTCCATCGTCCGTGAGAACATCCAGCCAG GGCAGGAGTATAACTTCCTGAAGATGGAGGTCCAGGAGGTGGAGTCCTTGGGGGAGACCTATGATTTTGACAGTATCATGCACTATGCCCGGAACACGTTctccag GGGCATCTTCCTGGACACCATTGTTCCCAAGTACGAGGTGAACGGGGTGAAGCCTCCCATCGGCCAGAGGACCCGGCTCAGCAAGGGGGACATTGCCCAGGCTCGCAAGCTCTACAAGTGTCCAG CCTGCGGAGAGACCCTCCAAGACAGCACGGGCAACTTCTCCTCCCCCGAGTACCCCAACGGCTACTCTGCCCACATGCACTGTGTATGGCGCATCTCAGTCACACCTGGGGAGAAG ATCATTCTGAACTTCACATCCATGGACCTGTATCGCAGCCGTCTGTGCTGGTACGACTACGTGGAGGTCCGAGACGGCTTCTGGAGGAAAGCGCCCCTCCGAG GCCGCTTCTGCGGGGGCAAACTCCCCGAGCCCATCGTCTCCACCGACAGCCGCCTCTGGGTTGAATTCCGCAGCAGCAGCAACTGGGTCGGGAAGGGCTTCTTTGCCGTCTATGAAG CCATCTGCGGGGGAGATGTGAAGAAAGACAATGGCCACATCCAGTCGCCCAATTACCCAGACGACTACCGGCCCAGCAAAGTCTGCATCTGGCGGATCCAGGTGTCCGAGGGCTTCCATGTGGGCCTCACCTTCCAGTCCTTTGAG atTGAGCGCCACGACAGCTGTGCCTACGACTACCTGGAGGTGCGCGACGGGCACAGCGAGAGCAGCACCCTCATCGGGCGCTACTGCGGCTACGAGAAGCCGGACGACATCAAGAGCACGTCCAGCCGCCTCTGGCTCAAGTTCGTCTCTGACGGGTCCATTAACAAAGCTGGCTTCGCTGTCAACTTTTTCAAAG AGGTGGACGAGTGCTCTCGGCCCAACCGCGGGGGCTGTGAGCAGCGGTGCCTGAACACCCTGGGCAGCTACAAGTGCAGCTGCGACCCGGGCTACGAGCTGGCCCCCGACAAGCGCCGCTGCGAGG CGGCCTGTGGCGGCTTCCTCACCAAGCTCAACGGCTCCATCACCAGCCCGGGCTGGCCCAAGGAGTACCCTCCGAACAAAAACTGCATCTGGCAGCTGGTGGCCCCCACCCAGTACCGCATCTCCCTGCAGTTTGACTTCTTCGAGACCGAGGGCAACGAT GTGTGCAAGTATGACTTCGTGGAGGTGCGCAGCGGACTCACGGCCGACTCCAAGCTGCACGGCAAGTTCTGCGGCTCCGAGAAGCCCGAGGTCATCACCTCCCAGTACAACAACATGCGTGTGGAGTTCAAATCCGACAACACGGTCTCCAAAAAGGGCTTCAAGGCCCATTTCTTCTCAG ACAAAGACGAGTGCTCCAAGGATAACGGCAGCTGCCAGCAAGACTGCATCAACACCTTCGGCAGCTACGAGTGTCAGTGCCGCAGTGGCTTCGTCCTCCACGACAACAAACACGATTGCAAGGAAG CCGGCTGTGACCACAAGGTGACTTCCACCAGCGGCACCATCACCAGCCCCAACTGGCCTGACAAATACCCCAGCAAGAAGGAGTGTACCTGGGCCATCTCTAGCACCCCCGGGCACCGGGTCAAGCTG ACCTTCACGGAGATGGACATTGAGTCCCAGCCTGAGTGTGCCTACGACCACCTGGAGGTGTATGATGGGCGTGACGCCAAGGCCCCCGTCCTGGGCCGCTTCTGCGGGAGCAAGAAGCCCGAGCCCGTCCTGGCCACAGGCAGCCGCATGTTCCTGCGCTTCTACTCGGACAATTCCGTGCAGAGGAAGGGCTTCCAGGCGTCCCACTCCACAG AGTGCGGAGGCCAGGTGCAGGCAGAGGTGAAGACCAAGGACCTTTACTCCCACGCCCAGTTTGGTGACAACAACTACCCCGGAGGGGTGGACTGCGAGTGGGTCATCGTGGCCGAGGAAGGCTACGGCGTCGAGCTGGTGTTCCAGACCTTCGAGGTGGAGGAGGAGACCGACTGCGGCTACGACTACATGGAGCTGTTCGACGGCTACGACAGCGCCGCCCCCAGGCTGGGGCGCTACTGCGGCTCGGGG
- the BMP1 gene encoding bone morphogenetic protein 1 isoform X2 — MRTAISYSPIDPAARDRPPELAPPSRCCSYVGRRGGGPQAISIGKNCDKFGIVVHELGHVIGFWHEHTRPDRDRHVSIVRENIQPGQEYNFLKMEVQEVESLGETYDFDSIMHYARNTFSRGIFLDTIVPKYEVNGVKPPIGQRTRLSKGDIAQARKLYKCPACGETLQDSTGNFSSPEYPNGYSAHMHCVWRISVTPGEKIILNFTSMDLYRSRLCWYDYVEVRDGFWRKAPLRGRFCGGKLPEPIVSTDSRLWVEFRSSSNWVGKGFFAVYEAICGGDVKKDNGHIQSPNYPDDYRPSKVCIWRIQVSEGFHVGLTFQSFEIERHDSCAYDYLEVRDGHSESSTLIGRYCGYEKPDDIKSTSSRLWLKFVSDGSINKAGFAVNFFKEVDECSRPNRGGCEQRCLNTLGSYKCSCDPGYELAPDKRRCEAACGGFLTKLNGSITSPGWPKEYPPNKNCIWQLVAPTQYRISLQFDFFETEGNDVCKYDFVEVRSGLTADSKLHGKFCGSEKPEVITSQYNNMRVEFKSDNTVSKKGFKAHFFSDKDECSKDNGSCQQDCINTFGSYECQCRSGFVLHDNKHDCKEAGCDHKVTSTSGTITSPNWPDKYPSKKECTWAISSTPGHRVKLTFTEMDIESQPECAYDHLEVYDGRDAKAPVLGRFCGSKKPEPVLATGSRMFLRFYSDNSVQRKGFQASHSTECGGQVQAEVKTKDLYSHAQFGDNNYPGGVDCEWVIVAEEGYGVELVFQTFEVEEETDCGYDYMELFDGYDSAAPRLGRYCGSGPPEEVYSAGDSVLVKFHSDDTITKKGFHLRYTSTKFQDTLHSRK, encoded by the exons ATGAGGACAGCTATATCGTATTCACCTATCGACCCTGCGG CTCGGGACCGCCCCCCTGAGCTGGCCCCGCCCTCCAGGTGCTGCTCCTACGTGGGCCGCCGCGGTGGGGGCCCCCAGGCCATCTCCATCGGCAAGAACTGTGACAAGTTCGGCATCGTGGTCCATGAGCTGGGTCATGTCATCGGCTTCTGGCATGAGCACACACGGCCCGACCGAGACCGCCATGTCTCCATCGTCCGTGAGAACATCCAGCCAG GGCAGGAGTATAACTTCCTGAAGATGGAGGTCCAGGAGGTGGAGTCCTTGGGGGAGACCTATGATTTTGACAGTATCATGCACTATGCCCGGAACACGTTctccag GGGCATCTTCCTGGACACCATTGTTCCCAAGTACGAGGTGAACGGGGTGAAGCCTCCCATCGGCCAGAGGACCCGGCTCAGCAAGGGGGACATTGCCCAGGCTCGCAAGCTCTACAAGTGTCCAG CCTGCGGAGAGACCCTCCAAGACAGCACGGGCAACTTCTCCTCCCCCGAGTACCCCAACGGCTACTCTGCCCACATGCACTGTGTATGGCGCATCTCAGTCACACCTGGGGAGAAG ATCATTCTGAACTTCACATCCATGGACCTGTATCGCAGCCGTCTGTGCTGGTACGACTACGTGGAGGTCCGAGACGGCTTCTGGAGGAAAGCGCCCCTCCGAG GCCGCTTCTGCGGGGGCAAACTCCCCGAGCCCATCGTCTCCACCGACAGCCGCCTCTGGGTTGAATTCCGCAGCAGCAGCAACTGGGTCGGGAAGGGCTTCTTTGCCGTCTATGAAG CCATCTGCGGGGGAGATGTGAAGAAAGACAATGGCCACATCCAGTCGCCCAATTACCCAGACGACTACCGGCCCAGCAAAGTCTGCATCTGGCGGATCCAGGTGTCCGAGGGCTTCCATGTGGGCCTCACCTTCCAGTCCTTTGAG atTGAGCGCCACGACAGCTGTGCCTACGACTACCTGGAGGTGCGCGACGGGCACAGCGAGAGCAGCACCCTCATCGGGCGCTACTGCGGCTACGAGAAGCCGGACGACATCAAGAGCACGTCCAGCCGCCTCTGGCTCAAGTTCGTCTCTGACGGGTCCATTAACAAAGCTGGCTTCGCTGTCAACTTTTTCAAAG AGGTGGACGAGTGCTCTCGGCCCAACCGCGGGGGCTGTGAGCAGCGGTGCCTGAACACCCTGGGCAGCTACAAGTGCAGCTGCGACCCGGGCTACGAGCTGGCCCCCGACAAGCGCCGCTGCGAGG CGGCCTGTGGCGGCTTCCTCACCAAGCTCAACGGCTCCATCACCAGCCCGGGCTGGCCCAAGGAGTACCCTCCGAACAAAAACTGCATCTGGCAGCTGGTGGCCCCCACCCAGTACCGCATCTCCCTGCAGTTTGACTTCTTCGAGACCGAGGGCAACGAT GTGTGCAAGTATGACTTCGTGGAGGTGCGCAGCGGACTCACGGCCGACTCCAAGCTGCACGGCAAGTTCTGCGGCTCCGAGAAGCCCGAGGTCATCACCTCCCAGTACAACAACATGCGTGTGGAGTTCAAATCCGACAACACGGTCTCCAAAAAGGGCTTCAAGGCCCATTTCTTCTCAG ACAAAGACGAGTGCTCCAAGGATAACGGCAGCTGCCAGCAAGACTGCATCAACACCTTCGGCAGCTACGAGTGTCAGTGCCGCAGTGGCTTCGTCCTCCACGACAACAAACACGATTGCAAGGAAG CCGGCTGTGACCACAAGGTGACTTCCACCAGCGGCACCATCACCAGCCCCAACTGGCCTGACAAATACCCCAGCAAGAAGGAGTGTACCTGGGCCATCTCTAGCACCCCCGGGCACCGGGTCAAGCTG ACCTTCACGGAGATGGACATTGAGTCCCAGCCTGAGTGTGCCTACGACCACCTGGAGGTGTATGATGGGCGTGACGCCAAGGCCCCCGTCCTGGGCCGCTTCTGCGGGAGCAAGAAGCCCGAGCCCGTCCTGGCCACAGGCAGCCGCATGTTCCTGCGCTTCTACTCGGACAATTCCGTGCAGAGGAAGGGCTTCCAGGCGTCCCACTCCACAG AGTGCGGAGGCCAGGTGCAGGCAGAGGTGAAGACCAAGGACCTTTACTCCCACGCCCAGTTTGGTGACAACAACTACCCCGGAGGGGTGGACTGCGAGTGGGTCATCGTGGCCGAGGAAGGCTACGGCGTCGAGCTGGTGTTCCAGACCTTCGAGGTGGAGGAGGAGACCGACTGCGGCTACGACTACATGGAGCTGTTCGACGGCTACGACAGCGCCGCCCCCAGGCTGGGGCGCTACTGCGGCTCGGGG